A genomic stretch from Chitinophaga lutea includes:
- a CDS encoding response regulator transcription factor, with product MIKVLLIDDHPIVMEGLKNLLSQQEDFTVAGCCSTGKEGLQAIETLAPDVVLLDINLPDVSGIDICRQVRKHDKDVRIIALSVHNERPVIKNILGSGANGYVLKNSVGEEIITAINAALNGETYLCHAARNIVSTIQEGELTEIPKITRREKEIMLLVSKGLTTAQIAEQLFISFHTVESHRKNLIEKFDVSTMTAVIKLATQYGLL from the coding sequence ATGATAAAAGTATTGCTGATAGACGATCACCCGATCGTGATGGAAGGATTGAAAAACCTGCTCTCCCAACAGGAAGATTTTACCGTGGCCGGTTGCTGCAGCACCGGCAAAGAAGGGCTGCAGGCCATTGAAACCCTGGCGCCCGACGTGGTGCTGCTCGACATCAACCTGCCCGACGTGAGCGGCATCGACATCTGCCGGCAGGTGCGCAAGCACGACAAAGACGTACGCATCATCGCCCTCAGCGTGCACAACGAACGCCCCGTGATCAAAAACATCCTGGGCAGCGGCGCTAACGGGTATGTGCTGAAAAACTCCGTGGGTGAAGAGATCATCACCGCCATCAATGCCGCCCTGAACGGTGAAACCTACCTCTGCCACGCCGCGCGCAACATCGTCAGCACCATCCAGGAAGGCGAGCTCACCGAAATCCCCAAAATAACGCGCCGTGAAAAGGAGATCATGCTGCTGGTGAGCAAAGGCCTCACCACAGCGCAGATCGCGGAACAATTGTTCATCAGCTTCCACACCGTGGAAAGCCACCGGAAAAACCTCATCGAAAAGTTCGACGTCAGCACCATGACCGCCGTGATCAAACTCGCCACACAATACGGCCTGTTATAG
- a CDS encoding DUF4870 domain-containing protein: MDRKTIAVISYLSIIGWVIAYFQYKDKKQDPFVAYHLKQALGIAIISILLGVAINVVVSIVPALSVVAYANVIILVLWVLGIINALNGLKKPVPVVGPVFEHKFAFLNPGA, translated from the coding sequence ATGGACAGAAAAACCATAGCGGTCATCTCCTACCTCAGCATCATCGGATGGGTGATCGCCTATTTCCAGTACAAGGACAAAAAGCAGGATCCCTTCGTGGCCTACCACCTCAAGCAGGCTTTGGGCATCGCCATCATCAGCATCCTTCTCGGCGTGGCCATCAACGTGGTGGTCAGCATCGTGCCTGCATTGTCCGTAGTGGCATATGCCAACGTCATCATCCTCGTACTGTGGGTGCTGGGCATCATCAATGCCCTGAACGGGCTGAAGAAACCCGTGCCCGTTGTTGGCCCGGTGTTCGAACACAAGTTCGCATTCCTCAATCCCGGCGCCTAA
- the fdhD gene encoding formate dehydrogenase accessory sulfurtransferase FdhD translates to MEISSPGLVSVKEFSVKRIDGPSVSEFSDTLSVEEPLEIKITCDAGMDSIRKNISVTMRTPGNDRDLATGFLFTEGIISSKDHIKEVLHADAACSAENANSVTVALAGGFTPRLMQSDRNFYTTSSCGVCGKSSIQSIRTVSPFHQLEKRPLRLSADVLFGLPGKLKAAQTGFAASGGLHASGLFSPEGELLLIREDVGRHNALDKLIGRALYEGLLPLNEHILLLSGRASFELIQKAAMAGIAIVAAIGAPSSLAVELAKEFDITLLGFVKGNRANIYHTGEQVVCPNE, encoded by the coding sequence ATGGAAATAAGCAGCCCGGGATTGGTTTCCGTCAAGGAGTTCTCCGTCAAAAGGATCGATGGCCCGTCCGTCTCCGAGTTCTCCGATACGCTCTCCGTGGAAGAGCCGCTGGAGATAAAAATAACCTGCGACGCAGGAATGGACAGCATCCGGAAAAACATTTCCGTCACCATGCGCACACCCGGCAACGACCGCGATCTGGCCACCGGTTTTTTATTTACGGAAGGGATCATTTCTTCCAAAGATCACATCAAAGAAGTGCTTCACGCAGATGCGGCCTGTTCAGCTGAAAACGCCAATAGCGTAACGGTAGCGCTCGCCGGGGGATTCACCCCCCGCCTGATGCAATCCGACAGGAATTTCTACACCACGTCCAGCTGCGGTGTTTGCGGCAAAAGTTCGATACAGTCCATCCGCACCGTAAGCCCCTTTCATCAGCTGGAGAAACGCCCGCTCCGCTTATCCGCCGATGTGCTTTTCGGGTTGCCGGGTAAACTGAAGGCCGCGCAAACGGGCTTTGCCGCATCGGGCGGCCTGCATGCGTCCGGGCTTTTTTCCCCGGAGGGGGAACTGTTGCTGATCAGGGAAGATGTGGGCCGGCATAATGCGCTGGACAAATTGATCGGCCGCGCCCTGTACGAGGGCCTGCTGCCGCTGAACGAACATATTCTACTGCTGAGCGGAAGGGCCAGTTTTGAACTGATCCAGAAAGCCGCCATGGCGGGCATTGCCATTGTTGCCGCCATCGGGGCGCCATCGAGCCTGGCCGTTGAACTGGCGAAGGAATTCGACATCACCCTCCTCGGCTTCGTGAAAGGCAACAGGGCGAACATATATCATACCGGTGAGCAGGTGGTATGCCCGAACGAATAA
- a CDS encoding FdhF/YdeP family oxidoreductase, translating to MQEGQHQDEPAKGNETPATARFKALPDAENPYRLSGLQLTPLKKWAAGIPAVKAALADLFEQGIPFRGALALFKMNQFDGFDCSSCAWPDPDDDRSPLGEYCENGAKALAEEATTKKITAEFFRNHSVYDLARLSDFEIGRLGRLTEPVYLPEGGTHYQPISWDDAFKKIAGHLNALASPDEAAFYTSGRTSNEASFVYQLFVREYGTNNMPDCSNMCHETSGAALRPTIGIGKGTVTLEDFYDTDVIVIIGQNPGTNAPRMLSALEKGKKNGAKIIAINPLPEAGLMGFRNPQEISGILGSGGKLADLYLPVKINGDMALLKAIELLLLDFEKSAPGQVLDHAFIQEKTIGYEAFTRQFENYTLAALAEAAGLTQEAIFEAAQMLAFKKRIIFCWGMGITQQPNGVDMIREMLNILLLKGSIGKPGAGVCPVRGHSNVQGNRTMLINEKPTDLQLDRLEEVFGFTAPRKHGYDVVRAIKAMQEEKLKVLFCMGGNFLSATPDTTYTAAAIRKLNLTAFVSTKLNRGHLIHGRESIILPTLSRSDRDVVNGEVQIVSTENSMGVVQSSKGMLTPVSDQLINETRIACRLAMATLQGKTVVDWQRYADSYDAVRDDIEKCIPGFENYNTRVRQKGGFYLPNAARDGDFITAEFGNRAPFTLTGLPETTLAHDEYMMATTRTHDQFNTTIYGLDDRYRGIKNERRVIFMNEKDLEKAGLKEGDKVDLFNYDDGVERIAPLFVVVPYPVPEKNTVTYFPETNVLVSVNNVVKESNMPASKHVKIKIRRHTPEIYQRINAL from the coding sequence ATGCAAGAAGGGCAACATCAGGACGAACCTGCAAAAGGCAACGAAACACCGGCGACTGCCCGGTTCAAAGCCTTACCCGATGCGGAAAATCCATACAGGTTATCGGGCCTGCAACTGACGCCTTTGAAAAAATGGGCCGCCGGCATCCCCGCCGTCAAAGCCGCACTGGCCGATCTTTTCGAGCAGGGTATCCCCTTCCGGGGCGCACTCGCTTTATTTAAAATGAACCAGTTCGACGGGTTCGACTGTTCCAGCTGCGCATGGCCCGACCCGGACGACGATCGTTCCCCCCTGGGCGAATACTGCGAAAACGGCGCGAAAGCGCTGGCGGAGGAAGCCACCACCAAAAAGATCACTGCTGAATTTTTCAGGAACCATTCCGTGTACGACCTGGCCCGGTTGAGCGATTTCGAGATCGGCCGTTTAGGGCGGCTCACGGAACCCGTATACCTCCCCGAAGGCGGCACCCACTATCAGCCGATCAGCTGGGACGATGCGTTTAAAAAAATCGCCGGTCACCTGAACGCCCTGGCGTCTCCCGACGAAGCCGCATTTTACACCTCGGGCAGAACGAGCAACGAAGCATCGTTCGTTTACCAGCTTTTCGTCAGGGAGTACGGCACCAACAATATGCCCGATTGCTCCAACATGTGCCACGAAACATCCGGCGCCGCCCTGCGCCCCACCATCGGCATCGGCAAAGGGACCGTTACGCTGGAAGACTTTTACGATACCGATGTGATCGTCATCATCGGCCAAAACCCCGGCACCAATGCCCCCCGGATGCTGAGCGCGCTGGAAAAGGGCAAAAAGAACGGCGCGAAAATCATTGCCATCAATCCCCTGCCCGAGGCCGGATTAATGGGCTTCCGCAATCCCCAGGAAATCAGCGGCATCCTGGGCAGCGGCGGCAAGCTGGCCGATCTTTACCTGCCGGTAAAAATAAACGGCGACATGGCGCTGCTCAAAGCCATCGAACTGCTGCTGCTCGATTTCGAAAAGAGCGCTCCCGGCCAGGTGCTCGACCATGCTTTCATACAAGAAAAAACCATCGGTTATGAAGCGTTTACCCGCCAATTTGAAAACTACACCCTGGCCGCGCTCGCGGAAGCGGCCGGCCTGACACAGGAAGCGATTTTCGAAGCCGCGCAGATGCTGGCGTTCAAAAAGCGGATCATCTTCTGCTGGGGAATGGGCATTACCCAGCAACCCAATGGGGTAGACATGATCAGGGAAATGCTCAACATCCTGTTATTAAAAGGCAGCATCGGCAAACCCGGGGCCGGCGTTTGCCCCGTAAGGGGCCACAGCAACGTTCAGGGCAACAGAACGATGCTGATCAACGAAAAACCTACCGACCTGCAGCTCGACCGCCTGGAAGAGGTGTTCGGCTTCACCGCTCCCCGCAAACATGGATACGATGTGGTGCGGGCCATCAAGGCCATGCAGGAAGAAAAGCTGAAAGTCCTTTTCTGCATGGGCGGGAATTTCCTGTCTGCCACGCCGGACACTACCTATACCGCCGCCGCCATCAGGAAGCTCAATCTGACGGCATTCGTGTCTACCAAACTCAACAGGGGGCATTTGATACATGGCAGGGAATCGATCATCCTGCCCACGCTTTCGCGCAGCGACCGCGATGTTGTGAACGGGGAAGTACAGATCGTCAGCACCGAAAATTCGATGGGCGTGGTGCAGTCGTCCAAAGGCATGCTGACGCCGGTATCCGACCAGCTCATCAATGAAACCCGCATCGCCTGCCGGCTGGCGATGGCCACGCTTCAGGGCAAAACCGTTGTGGACTGGCAACGTTATGCCGATAGCTACGATGCAGTAAGGGACGATATTGAAAAATGTATTCCCGGGTTTGAAAATTACAATACGAGAGTAAGGCAAAAAGGAGGTTTCTATCTGCCCAATGCCGCCCGCGACGGTGATTTCATCACCGCGGAATTCGGCAACCGCGCTCCGTTCACCCTCACCGGGCTCCCCGAAACCACGCTCGCCCACGATGAATACATGATGGCCACCACCCGCACCCACGACCAGTTCAACACCACCATTTACGGGCTCGACGATCGTTACCGGGGCATCAAAAACGAACGCCGGGTAATATTCATGAATGAAAAAGACCTGGAGAAAGCCGGCCTCAAAGAAGGAGACAAAGTAGACCTTTTCAATTACGACGATGGTGTAGAGCGCATCGCCCCCCTCTTCGTGGTGGTGCCCTACCCGGTACCTGAAAAAAATACGGTCACGTATTTCCCGGAAACGAACGTGCTGGTATCTGTCAACAATGTCGTGAAGGAAAGCAATATGCCCGCATCAAAGCATGTGAAAATCAAAATCAGGAGACATACGCCTGAGATCTATCAGCGGATAAATGCGCTGTAA
- a CDS encoding Fic family protein: protein MINITSIHLNTEILSLISEIDEFKGTWRALGSLAPEQLTSLKRVATIESVGSSTRIEGAKLTDQQVEKLLENLAIGNFSSRDEEEVAGYADVMNLIFENYESIPLTEGYIQQLHRELLKYSSKDSWHRGHYKKSPNNVEAFDQDGNSLGIIFETASPFDTQLRMQELVSWTANVTENKELHPLLVASIFIVVFLAIHPFQDGNGRLSRILTTVLLLRAGYSYVPYSSLEAVIEQSKEGYYLALRKTQGTLKTEQPDWMPWIIFFLRALQQQKSRLETKIEREKLLLRQLPALSIQILELAKSRGRITISEIVLLTQANRNTVKKHLERLVSDHRLQQHGAGRGSWYAL, encoded by the coding sequence ATGATAAACATTACCTCCATACATCTCAATACCGAGATTCTGTCCCTGATTTCAGAAATCGACGAATTTAAGGGTACATGGCGCGCATTAGGGAGCCTGGCGCCAGAGCAACTCACTTCGTTAAAGAGGGTCGCTACCATTGAAAGCGTAGGGTCATCAACCCGTATTGAAGGGGCGAAATTAACCGATCAACAAGTAGAAAAATTGCTGGAGAACCTGGCTATCGGGAATTTTTCCTCGCGGGATGAAGAAGAGGTTGCCGGCTATGCCGACGTCATGAATCTCATTTTTGAAAATTACGAAAGTATTCCCCTCACTGAAGGTTATATTCAGCAGCTTCATCGGGAATTATTAAAGTATAGTTCCAAAGACAGTTGGCATCGGGGACATTATAAGAAATCACCCAACAATGTGGAAGCTTTTGATCAGGATGGTAACAGTCTGGGAATCATCTTCGAGACCGCCAGCCCCTTCGATACACAGCTACGAATGCAGGAACTTGTCAGTTGGACTGCTAATGTTACTGAAAATAAAGAACTGCATCCGCTGTTAGTAGCGTCTATTTTTATTGTGGTCTTCCTCGCCATACATCCATTTCAGGATGGAAATGGACGGTTGTCCCGCATTCTGACAACGGTCCTTTTACTCCGCGCAGGATACTCTTACGTACCGTACAGCTCGCTGGAAGCCGTCATTGAACAAAGTAAAGAAGGGTATTATCTTGCGTTAAGAAAAACGCAAGGCACATTAAAAACCGAGCAACCAGACTGGATGCCCTGGATTATCTTTTTCCTGCGCGCCTTGCAGCAGCAAAAATCCCGGCTCGAGACAAAAATTGAAAGGGAAAAATTGCTGTTAAGACAATTGCCGGCATTATCGATCCAGATACTTGAACTGGCAAAATCAAGAGGACGTATTACTATCAGTGAAATTGTACTCTTGACACAAGCGAACAGGAATACCGTAAAAAAACACCTGGAAAGGCTTGTTTCCGATCATCGCCTGCAACAGCACGGTGCCGGGCGCGGCTCGTGGTATGCGCTGTAA
- a CDS encoding family 43 glycosylhydrolase, which yields MKIKALTNVTAVLLLLAMACQKETRQESTEAGEKSLNGNDIGISAAPPLGTLIDGATYRIRGIASAAPAGPVVEVTGNSTAEGQKIQQWWWFPNNGQKWKLVKIDATYYKLVNVTSNKCLESPSATSGDILQQGTDDGSDGQAWSIAYSGSNNVFSLTNKATGMKMVLDPQSTTPGAKIRQKSTVTGDQDLFNFHNLHFQNPLINASRPDPFVAQKDGYYYFMYTRGNNIGLRKTTSMSLLSTATESVVWTPPAGTPYSSNIWAPELHFLSGKWYIYFAANDGTGDSHRMFVLENPNADPMTGTWTFKGKIFDSSDQWAIDGSILTVGSTNYFVWSGWESTASRYKQYLYLATMSNPWTISGPRIKISSPTNTWEKHEPSSIGLGVNEGPIMLQKDASSPVFIIYSASRYTSDNYCLAQIQLKAGGNPTVAADWINKKQVFVRNDANAVYGPGHNGFFTSSYTDPNGVAKKEHWFIYHARSVANTTNGQRAPRMQKLTWNSDGSPNFGVAAATGVDMPIPVGE from the coding sequence ATGAAAATCAAAGCCCTCACAAACGTTACGGCGGTTTTGCTGTTACTGGCAATGGCTTGCCAAAAAGAAACCCGACAGGAAAGCACGGAAGCCGGCGAAAAATCGCTGAACGGTAATGACATCGGGATTAGTGCCGCCCCACCCCTTGGCACATTGATCGATGGCGCTACTTACCGCATCAGGGGAATAGCCTCGGCTGCCCCGGCCGGCCCCGTGGTGGAAGTGACCGGTAATTCCACTGCCGAAGGCCAGAAAATCCAGCAGTGGTGGTGGTTCCCCAACAACGGCCAGAAATGGAAACTGGTAAAAATCGACGCCACTTATTATAAGCTGGTGAACGTAACCAGTAACAAGTGCCTGGAATCGCCCTCTGCCACCTCCGGCGATATTTTACAGCAAGGCACGGACGATGGAAGCGATGGGCAGGCCTGGTCCATTGCCTATTCCGGCAGTAACAATGTGTTTTCGCTCACCAACAAAGCGACCGGTATGAAAATGGTGCTGGATCCGCAAAGCACAACCCCCGGCGCGAAGATCAGGCAGAAGTCGACCGTTACCGGCGACCAGGATTTGTTCAATTTCCACAATCTCCATTTCCAGAACCCGCTGATCAATGCAAGCAGGCCGGATCCCTTTGTTGCGCAGAAGGATGGGTATTATTATTTCATGTATACCAGGGGGAACAATATCGGGCTGCGGAAAACCACTTCCATGTCGTTATTGTCAACAGCGACAGAATCCGTTGTCTGGACGCCGCCTGCCGGCACGCCCTATTCTTCCAATATCTGGGCGCCCGAGCTGCATTTCCTGTCCGGCAAATGGTACATCTATTTTGCTGCGAACGATGGCACCGGCGATTCGCACCGTATGTTCGTACTCGAAAACCCCAACGCGGATCCGATGACCGGCACCTGGACGTTCAAAGGGAAAATTTTCGACTCTAGCGATCAGTGGGCCATCGACGGTTCGATACTCACCGTTGGGTCCACTAATTATTTCGTATGGTCGGGGTGGGAAAGTACCGCCAGCAGGTACAAGCAGTACCTGTACCTGGCTACCATGTCCAACCCATGGACCATCAGCGGCCCGAGAATTAAAATATCTTCCCCCACCAATACCTGGGAAAAGCATGAGCCCAGCTCGATTGGATTAGGGGTGAACGAAGGGCCCATCATGCTGCAAAAGGACGCCAGCAGCCCGGTGTTTATCATCTATTCGGCCAGCCGGTACACCAGCGATAATTACTGCCTCGCCCAGATACAGCTGAAGGCCGGCGGCAATCCCACAGTGGCGGCCGACTGGATCAATAAAAAGCAGGTGTTTGTAAGAAACGATGCCAATGCCGTGTACGGACCGGGGCACAACGGGTTCTTCACCAGCTCCTACACGGATCCGAACGGCGTGGCGAAAAAGGAACACTGGTTTATCTATCATGCGCGCAGTGTGGCCAATACCACCAATGGCCAAAGAGCGCCAAGAATGCAGAAGCTCACCTGGAATAGCGATGGTTCGCCGAACTTCGGCGTTGCCGCAGCAACCGGCGTGGATATGCCGATTCCCGTAGGGGAGTAA
- a CDS encoding class I SAM-dependent methyltransferase, which yields MQLAGIIQEKIIENGPISFHEFMEMALYYPQWGYYTSARHKIGEKGDYYTSTSLSDVFGAMIGRQLEEMWNLTGREAFTIVEYGAGTGALCHDLLDYLKNNPPFYNQLRYCIIEKSPSMREKEKKHLPEKVSWYNSVTDIGGFTGCVLSNELLDNFSVHEVVMEDELMEVFVDYRNGFAESLRPAPDELKDYFRQLHIALPKGFRTEVNLQAIDWIRDVAQSLKKGFVLTIDYGYPSAELYAGYRSGGTLLCYHAHQVNMDPYHHIGEQDITAHVNFSALQHWGLKNGLESCGLTEQGYFLRALGLMDYLRKPAPDTSGCHEKAMAIHLLLNGIGTKLKVFIQRKGPVARELTGLSQATMFV from the coding sequence ATGCAGCTTGCCGGCATCATACAGGAAAAGATCATTGAGAACGGGCCGATCAGCTTCCACGAATTCATGGAAATGGCGTTATATTACCCGCAATGGGGATATTATACCTCTGCTCGCCATAAAATTGGCGAAAAAGGTGATTATTACACCAGTACCAGCCTGAGCGATGTTTTCGGCGCCATGATCGGGCGCCAGCTTGAAGAAATGTGGAACCTGACAGGCCGGGAGGCGTTTACCATTGTTGAATATGGCGCGGGAACCGGCGCTCTTTGCCACGATCTGCTCGATTACCTGAAAAACAATCCGCCTTTCTATAACCAGCTGCGGTACTGCATTATTGAAAAAAGCCCCTCCATGCGCGAAAAGGAAAAAAAACACCTGCCTGAAAAAGTAAGCTGGTACAATTCCGTTACAGATATCGGCGGCTTTACAGGCTGTGTGCTGTCTAACGAACTGCTCGACAACTTTTCGGTGCATGAAGTGGTCATGGAAGATGAGCTGATGGAAGTATTCGTAGACTACCGGAACGGCTTCGCCGAATCGCTGCGCCCCGCACCGGACGAACTGAAGGATTATTTCAGACAGCTGCACATCGCTTTACCCAAAGGCTTTCGCACGGAGGTGAACTTACAGGCAATAGACTGGATCCGGGACGTTGCACAGTCGTTAAAAAAGGGATTCGTACTAACGATCGATTACGGCTACCCTTCTGCCGAACTCTACGCCGGATACAGGAGCGGCGGCACGCTGCTGTGTTATCACGCGCACCAGGTAAATATGGATCCCTATCACCATATCGGCGAGCAGGATATCACAGCGCATGTGAACTTCTCCGCACTGCAGCACTGGGGCCTGAAAAACGGGCTGGAAAGCTGCGGATTGACGGAACAAGGTTATTTTCTCCGGGCGCTCGGCCTGATGGATTACCTGAGAAAACCGGCACCTGACACTTCCGGCTGCCACGAAAAAGCTATGGCGATCCACCTGCTCCTGAACGGCATCGGAACGAAGCTGAAAGTTTTCATCCAGCGAAAAGGCCCGGTAGCCAGGGAGCTGACAGGCCTTTCGCAGGCCACGATGTTTGTTTGA
- a CDS encoding helix-turn-helix domain-containing protein → MNTGKDMISRYERGLITPSLEVARKIAQVLKVSLDFLVFGMSEQTANQNVELKVHDVASLSDEDKAHVFAVIDAFVTKARLQKILQ, encoded by the coding sequence GTGAACACAGGGAAGGACATGATTAGTCGATATGAAAGAGGGCTCATTACCCCTTCACTGGAGGTGGCAAGAAAAATTGCACAGGTGCTAAAAGTATCTCTCGATTTTCTAGTATTTGGCATGAGTGAGCAAACAGCGAATCAGAATGTAGAGTTGAAGGTCCACGATGTTGCCAGTCTTTCAGATGAAGACAAAGCGCATGTTTTTGCTGTGATTGATGCGTTTGTAACAAAAGCTAGACTTCAGAAGATTCTCCAGTAA